One window of Trichomycterus rosablanca isolate fTriRos1 chromosome 2, fTriRos1.hap1, whole genome shotgun sequence genomic DNA carries:
- the kdm8 gene encoding lysine-specific demethylase 8 — MAQICSDVMAILPVNESDFPLVFGETLDPSVLSILEFCRKDLYSTLKPSSCVGKAQIIIDYSWEKLNTGTWRDVEKDWRRVYSYGCLFKAVWMCHGETSHDKVQQAVKTCDMGLLMGASIMDNVLQRLIQVLKDKVRKEHPSKVEENEQPCQKRLKKDCTLKTTINPKLAVQRVVCPSLQSFRSEFLEPQRPVILEGIIDHWPAFKEHKWSIEYLRAVAGCRTVPIELGSKYTDEEWSQRLLTVNEFIDCYIVGNEEDGTAYLAQHQLFDQVPELKEDIRIPDYCCLGEGDEDDITINAWFGPGGTISPLHQDPEQNFLAQVVGRKYIRLYSPEETENLYPHQSQLLHNTSQVDVENPDVMQFPDFLKASYQECVLQPGDVLFIPKQHWHYVRALELSFSVSFWWS, encoded by the exons ATGGCTCAGATCTGCAGCGACGTCATGGCAATCCTGCCTGTGAATGAATCAGATTTTCCTCTTGTTTTTGGTGAAACACTTGATCCAAGTGTCTTGTCCATTCTCGAGTTTTGCAGAAAGGATTTATACAGCACGTTAAAGCCTTCCTCCTGTGTGGGTAAGGCTCAGATCATTATTGATTACTCCTGGGAGAAGCTCAATACGGGCACATGGAGAGATGTGGAGAAGGACTGGAGGCGAGTTTACTCTTACGGCTGCTTGTTTAAAGCTGTATGGATGTGTCATGGAGAAACGTCTCATGACAAGGTGCAGCAAGCCGTAAAGACATGTGACATGGGTTTGCTCATGGGCGCGtccatcatggacaatgttCTGCAAAGACTTATTCAGGTTCTGAAAGACAAAGTCAGAAAGGAACATCCCAGCAAAGTGGAAGAAAATGAGCAGCCCTGTCAGAAG AGACTCAAGAAAGACTGCACACTAAAGACCACAATCAACCCTAAACTGGCAGTACAAAGAGTCGTCTGTCCATCTCTGCAGAGTTTCCGGTCAGAATTTCTGGAACCCCAAAGGCCTGTCATATTAGAGGGAATAATTGACCACTGGCCTGCCTTTAAAGAGCACAAATGGAG CATAGAGTACCTGCGAGCAGTGGCAGGCTGTCGGACGGTTCCTATCGAGCTGGGCTCCAAGTACACTGATGAAGAGTGGTCACAGAGGCTCCTTACAGTGAACGAGTTTATAGACTGTTATATTGTGGGCAAT GAAGAGGATGGTACAGCATACTTGGCTCAACACCAGTTGTTTGATCAG GTGCCAGAGCTGAAAGAAGACATCCGTATCCCAGATTACTGCTGTCTCGGAGAGGGAGATGAAGATGACATTACGATTAATGCTTGGTTTGGCCCAGGAGGGACCATCTCTCCTCTGCATCAGGATCCTGAGCAAAACTTCCTGGCTCAG GTGGTTGGGAGAAAATACATCCGTCTGTACAGTCCTGAAGAAACTGAAAATCTGTATCCACATCAGTCTCAGCTACTACACAACACCAGTCAG GTGGATGTGGAAAATCCAGATGTGATGCAGTTCCCAGATTTCCTGAAAGCCTCTTATCAGGAGTGTGTTCTTCAGCCGGGTGATGTCCTGTTCATCCCCAAACAGCACTGGCATTACGTTCGTGCCTTAGAGCTCAGCTTCTCTGTTAGTTTTTGGTGGTCATGA